The Candidatus Bathyarchaeum sp. genome window below encodes:
- a CDS encoding DMT family transporter, which translates to MLPIVLALLSSVAFAASQILIRKNIEQSNYLNTSVTVTIMGNIVLWPLAILFTDFSKLNPEGIVFFLIAGFLAPGVARLVYFKGMKTVGISANSTIFSTYPLYTTIIAVSFLGEVITTENWIGLVCITTGVLIIGKISNKNSPTSQATTKGLLIPVTGSLLVAFSSIIRKEGLNLYNQPLLGVAVGYSASLIFYLIVLAFSKPDAPSKYTKKDLKLFWRSGVGIAIGWLLSFFALSQEMVSIIVPLLQTELLFILLFSYIFLRKIEKISITLIANALLIIMGIILISLT; encoded by the coding sequence ATGTTACCAATTGTTTTGGCGTTGTTGTCTTCTGTGGCTTTTGCGGCTTCACAAATATTAATAAGAAAAAACATTGAACAATCAAACTACCTTAACACTTCCGTAACCGTAACAATAATGGGCAACATTGTTCTTTGGCCCTTGGCTATACTATTTACTGATTTTAGCAAGCTAAACCCTGAAGGAATCGTGTTTTTTCTGATTGCAGGTTTTCTTGCTCCAGGAGTTGCCCGACTGGTATACTTCAAAGGAATGAAAACAGTAGGAATATCTGCAAACTCAACCATATTTTCAACATACCCCCTTTACACAACAATTATTGCCGTTAGTTTTCTGGGCGAAGTAATAACAACAGAAAACTGGATTGGACTCGTATGCATCACCACAGGGGTACTGATTATTGGCAAAATATCAAACAAAAACTCACCAACCAGCCAAGCAACAACAAAAGGACTGCTAATTCCCGTAACAGGATCATTACTCGTAGCCTTTTCATCAATCATCAGAAAAGAAGGACTGAACCTATACAACCAACCCCTTCTGGGCGTTGCAGTAGGATACAGTGCCTCACTAATTTTTTACTTGATAGTGTTAGCATTTTCTAAACCTGATGCCCCTTCAAAATATACAAAAAAAGATCTCAAACTGTTCTGGAGATCTGGAGTAGGAATCGCAATTGGATGGTTACTATCATTTTTTGCCCTGAGCCAAGAGATGGTTTCCATAATTGTGCCCTTGCTCCAAACTGAACTGCTTTTCATATTATTGTTCAGCTATATATTCCTCAGAAAAATCGAAAAAATTTCAATCACCCTTATTGCAAATGCACTTTTAATTATTATGGGAATCATTCTAATCAGCCTTACCTAA
- a CDS encoding cation:proton antiporter — MEILAIVPIILIAAFILGEMFKRIGLPSVVGQIIAGLLFGIPAIKEVVFGEGSALIIIDFMATLGVLLLLFLAGLEIEIDKIKETSRDSILVSLSSALVPFGLGFLFITFAFPEYGFLSALIFGGAMMVTSEGTKVKVLMDLNCLNTRLGAIMLAAGAIDDIFEVLFLSIVVIFAKGGSLFDLAMIPVEIIIFLIIAYISFKIMSKVIQNLDKPGEETGLFSIVMIFILLLAALSESLNVGYLIGSILGGFLLQISLRNISEENKTKMLSVVKLIALGFIVPFFFVNVGLSFDLTTISSNLPLIAVTIAIAFFGKMIGTLIIKPVSTLSWKQLYYMGWAMNSRGAAELVIALIAMQYNLISLEIFSALVAMSIATTLIFPPVLARGIKKNPGLMDAKEI; from the coding sequence ATGGAAATATTAGCAATTGTACCCATCATTCTCATTGCAGCATTCATACTTGGTGAAATGTTCAAAAGAATTGGATTACCATCCGTTGTTGGACAAATTATCGCAGGACTATTGTTTGGAATTCCCGCAATCAAAGAAGTTGTTTTTGGTGAAGGTTCCGCCCTCATAATAATAGATTTCATGGCAACTCTTGGAGTGCTACTTCTTTTGTTCCTCGCAGGATTAGAAATTGAAATTGACAAAATAAAAGAAACATCAAGAGATTCAATCCTTGTGTCACTCAGTTCGGCATTGGTACCCTTTGGACTGGGATTTTTGTTCATTACATTTGCTTTCCCAGAATACGGCTTTTTGTCTGCACTAATTTTTGGAGGAGCAATGATGGTTACATCAGAAGGAACCAAAGTAAAAGTACTGATGGACCTAAACTGCCTGAACACTCGACTGGGAGCAATAATGCTAGCGGCAGGAGCAATAGATGACATTTTCGAAGTTTTGTTTTTGTCCATTGTTGTAATCTTCGCCAAAGGAGGAAGCTTATTTGATTTGGCAATGATTCCAGTAGAAATCATAATCTTCCTCATAATCGCTTACATATCATTCAAAATAATGTCTAAAGTCATCCAAAACCTAGACAAACCCGGAGAAGAAACAGGATTATTCTCAATAGTAATGATATTCATCTTACTTCTAGCAGCACTTTCCGAAAGCTTGAACGTAGGTTATTTGATAGGTTCAATTCTTGGTGGATTCTTGCTACAAATCTCCTTAAGAAACATTAGTGAAGAAAACAAAACCAAAATGCTCAGTGTTGTTAAACTTATTGCATTAGGCTTTATTGTTCCATTCTTTTTTGTTAACGTTGGATTATCCTTTGACCTAACTACAATATCTTCGAACCTGCCCTTAATTGCAGTTACAATCGCAATTGCATTCTTTGGAAAAATGATAGGAACCCTGATAATCAAACCAGTCTCCACATTAAGTTGGAAACAACTATACTACATGGGATGGGCAATGAACTCGAGAGGTGCAGCCGAGCTGGTAATTGCATTAATTGCCATGCAATACAATTTAATTTCTCTGGAAATCTTTTCAGCACTAGTAGCAATGAGCATAGCAACTACACTGATATTTCCTCCAGTTCTCGCCCGAGGAATAAAAAAGAATCCAGGATTAATGGATGCAAAAGAAATATAG
- a CDS encoding universal stress protein — MKQNLKILVGVDGSDNSTWALMEAISIAKKFSGHIKVITVYKQGKKDEATKTQTKIKQLLDEEQIDSNLSAILGSNPARALVDTAENEKIDLIVVGSRGLGNAASFILGSVSKKVVSKASCNVLVIKK, encoded by the coding sequence ATGAAACAAAATTTAAAAATTCTAGTAGGCGTTGACGGCTCAGACAATTCTACATGGGCACTAATGGAGGCAATCAGTATTGCAAAGAAGTTCTCAGGGCACATAAAAGTAATAACAGTTTATAAACAAGGCAAAAAAGACGAAGCAACAAAAACTCAAACTAAAATAAAACAACTCTTAGACGAAGAACAAATTGATTCAAACTTATCAGCAATTCTTGGTTCCAACCCTGCTCGAGCCTTAGTTGATACCGCAGAAAACGAAAAAATAGACCTGATAGTAGTGGGCAGCCGAGGACTTGGTAACGCTGCATCTTTCATACTAGGTAGTGTTTCAAAAAAGGTTGTTTCCAAAGCAAGTTGTAATGTTCTTGTAATAAAAAAATAG
- a CDS encoding universal stress protein, giving the protein MTSQQIFQKILVPVDGSHSCLHAKLFAISIAKKFNSKVTVVHVISHDFMHPELKAQYQLPHSILHKLDESYMDAGKKIIKNAKELFEEKKIAVDAQLVTHEDPAEFLLDFIKKEKYDLVVIGNRADNQSARYSLGSVTEKVARHSACPVLIVKKKPKLKRILVAVDGSKHAEKALNYSVELAKKYDASLALLHVEEDKLVRIGGPQVVDCLGTVGECILKDASQKTQGIPIDKMMELGSPAEVIIKVGKKANVDIIAVGSRGLSSVGRYLLGSVSDDISMHARSSVLIVK; this is encoded by the coding sequence ATGACCAGTCAACAAATTTTTCAGAAAATTCTTGTGCCCGTAGATGGTTCACATTCATGTCTGCATGCTAAACTTTTTGCTATTTCTATCGCTAAAAAATTCAACTCAAAAGTAACAGTTGTTCATGTAATTTCCCACGATTTTATGCACCCTGAACTCAAGGCACAGTATCAGTTGCCTCACTCCATTTTACACAAACTTGACGAGTCTTACATGGATGCTGGCAAAAAAATCATAAAAAACGCCAAAGAACTATTTGAAGAGAAAAAAATCGCAGTTGATGCCCAGCTAGTCACCCACGAAGACCCTGCAGAATTCTTGCTTGACTTTATTAAAAAAGAAAAATACGATTTAGTTGTCATCGGAAACCGCGCTGACAACCAATCCGCTCGATATTCCTTGGGAAGTGTAACAGAAAAAGTTGCTCGGCATTCAGCATGTCCTGTTCTTATAGTTAAGAAAAAACCCAAACTCAAACGAATACTTGTGGCTGTTGACGGTTCTAAACATGCAGAAAAAGCCCTTAACTACTCCGTTGAACTGGCAAAGAAGTACGACGCAAGTTTGGCACTGTTGCACGTTGAAGAGGACAAACTAGTTCGTATTGGTGGACCTCAGGTGGTTGATTGCCTTGGAACCGTTGGGGAATGCATCCTTAAAGACGCTTCACAAAAAACTCAAGGGATTCCAATAGATAAAATGATGGAACTTGGTAGTCCTGCAGAAGTTATAATAAAAGTAGGCAAAAAAGCAAACGTTGACATCATCGCCGTAGGAAGCAGAGGATTAAGCAGTGTTGGTCGATATTTGCTTGGTAGTGTAAGTGATGACATAAGCATGCATGCACGAAGCTCAGTTTTGATAGTTAAATAG
- a CDS encoding Coenzyme F420 hydrogenase/dehydrogenase, beta subunit C-terminal domain has product MVAKRENAIAYNDLESKIINSGFCTFCGACEAACPVHAITVGDGTVEHFDCSEHIGSCPICFEICPHSDTLMRATLKFVSDSPTKRDGLGYYRKILLAQAADPELRKLGHGGGVVTTLLTNAIETGIIDSAIVSQAETNVPIKPKALVGVVPDDVFSAVGSKFFPSSVARAYGSAVYEYGKGNIAFVGVPCHVLALRKLEAWEHKISGNLKVIIGLFCFWTLSFGSMLKYLKEKYNLEQDDIKRLDIVDKLYVTTEKETIEVPLSEVKPNILTSCETCTDFTSELADISVGTAYPLKEWSTVIIRTKAGEDFFYSAVEAGVINTGVIELEPDAFAQVIEAAQQKRRTAIKELNDMKQAYVPVPTKPLNEIAILSKFTVEDVMTKKLQTVSPDLTVSQLLDFMAKHHYTGYPVVDSIGDFVGVVTLQDAAKVEKEKRDEVLVKDIAHEDPVVCYPTEHALDAFKKMRTYEIGRIAVVDESNPKKILGVLTTTDLRHILGHS; this is encoded by the coding sequence TTGGTAGCAAAAAGAGAAAATGCGATAGCATACAATGATCTAGAAAGTAAAATCATTAATTCTGGATTTTGCACCTTCTGCGGAGCTTGTGAAGCAGCATGCCCCGTGCATGCAATAACCGTAGGAGACGGCACAGTTGAACACTTTGATTGCTCAGAACACATTGGGTCTTGTCCCATATGTTTTGAGATTTGTCCACACTCCGACACTTTGATGCGTGCTACGCTCAAGTTTGTTTCAGATTCCCCTACAAAACGAGACGGTCTTGGATACTACAGAAAAATCCTATTAGCTCAAGCCGCAGACCCTGAGTTGCGAAAACTTGGTCACGGGGGTGGAGTAGTTACAACCCTTCTTACAAATGCTATAGAGACAGGAATAATCGACAGCGCCATTGTTTCTCAGGCAGAAACTAACGTCCCAATCAAACCCAAAGCATTAGTTGGTGTGGTCCCTGACGATGTTTTTTCTGCTGTTGGCAGTAAATTCTTTCCCTCATCAGTTGCTCGAGCCTATGGAAGTGCAGTTTATGAATACGGAAAAGGTAACATTGCCTTCGTTGGTGTTCCTTGTCACGTGTTGGCTTTGCGTAAACTTGAGGCATGGGAGCACAAAATTTCAGGAAATCTCAAAGTTATCATTGGGCTTTTCTGTTTTTGGACTCTTTCTTTTGGTAGTATGCTCAAGTATCTTAAAGAAAAATATAACCTTGAACAAGATGACATTAAACGTTTAGACATCGTTGATAAACTATATGTAACCACAGAAAAAGAAACTATAGAAGTTCCACTCTCTGAAGTTAAACCAAACATTTTGACTAGCTGTGAAACCTGTACCGATTTTACATCAGAACTTGCGGACATTTCTGTTGGAACTGCTTATCCTCTTAAAGAGTGGTCTACTGTCATTATCCGAACTAAAGCTGGAGAAGATTTCTTTTATTCTGCAGTTGAAGCAGGTGTTATTAACACCGGAGTAATCGAGCTTGAGCCTGATGCCTTTGCCCAAGTTATTGAAGCTGCTCAACAAAAACGACGAACCGCAATCAAAGAACTAAACGACATGAAACAAGCCTACGTGCCTGTTCCTACCAAGCCTTTGAACGAAATCGCAATTCTGTCCAAGTTTACTGTGGAAGATGTAATGACCAAGAAACTGCAAACTGTTTCTCCTGATTTGACTGTTAGTCAACTTTTGGATTTCATGGCTAAGCACCACTATACTGGTTATCCAGTTGTGGATTCAATTGGTGATTTTGTCGGGGTTGTTACTTTGCAGGATGCAGCAAAGGTAGAGAAGGAAAAACGCGATGAAGTTCTAGTCAAAGACATTGCACATGAAGACCCTGTTGTTTGTTATCCTACGGAGCATGCTTTGGATGCTTTCAAGAAGATGCGAACCTATGAAATTGGACGAATTGCAGTTGTTGACGAATCTAATCCCAAGAAAATTCTTGGAGTATTAACAACTACCGATTTGAGGCATATACTAGGGCATTCTTAG
- a CDS encoding NADH-quinone oxidoreductase subunit N — MNIVDVLLPTIVFTICALVTIPLLRLVRKTKINSQYFMVVWMLFTFAAASVGVYRIADEFYNQPEPFIQVFTADTVFESLSSSFLIDAVSVYMVIAYMIVGSISCVYGVLHVNSKENLSERYYALLLIVTGAVVAATFTGDLLTLFIFWEAAAAGACFIVSYRKSKESLESALKYLVMVIIASGSTLYGLSLIYGLTGSLNFWTVKEALLTTSNPTLLLIAFAFIVAGYAIETAIVPFHMWMPDAYTAAPDSGSAFLSAIVDQGSYYVILRVLLFILTPTAIVDWRFTVAVFSAITMIAGNMFALAQQNVKRMVSYVCIADIGYNLIAITSITSIGLMGNLFFFFVAALETALAFMVIGVFRNMGYETLEDMSGMGRKMPLTSLAFIAAALSFSGVPLFAGFIAKYMVFTSVLQSSVSWLAIVGVLNSVLQSAYFLRVIHYFYAKPAKDDIPIEEPKKLLIPIYCLVVIIVVLGLFPDLALSLVSSVATTLPV; from the coding sequence ATGAATATTGTCGACGTTCTATTACCTACAATAGTCTTTACGATTTGCGCTTTAGTTACTATACCCCTTCTACGTTTGGTACGAAAAACCAAAATTAACTCTCAATACTTTATGGTCGTTTGGATGTTGTTCACCTTTGCTGCTGCATCCGTGGGAGTTTACCGAATCGCAGACGAATTTTACAACCAACCCGAACCATTCATCCAAGTTTTTACAGCTGACACGGTCTTTGAGTCCCTATCTAGCAGCTTTCTCATTGACGCCGTATCCGTTTACATGGTAATCGCATACATGATAGTGGGTTCAATCTCTTGTGTTTATGGTGTGTTGCATGTCAACTCAAAAGAGAATTTGTCTGAACGTTACTATGCTCTTTTACTAATTGTAACTGGAGCTGTAGTTGCAGCCACTTTTACAGGCGATTTGCTTACACTTTTCATATTCTGGGAAGCTGCCGCTGCTGGGGCATGTTTTATTGTATCTTACAGAAAATCTAAGGAATCTTTGGAATCTGCCTTGAAGTATTTGGTCATGGTCATCATAGCATCTGGGTCTACCCTTTACGGATTATCATTAATCTACGGTCTGACAGGTTCCCTGAACTTTTGGACAGTTAAAGAAGCTCTGTTAACCACATCAAATCCAACACTTTTGTTGATTGCCTTCGCTTTCATTGTGGCAGGTTACGCTATCGAAACCGCAATTGTGCCCTTCCACATGTGGATGCCCGACGCATACACTGCCGCTCCAGACTCTGGTTCGGCTTTCTTGTCTGCCATTGTGGATCAAGGCAGCTACTATGTAATATTGCGGGTTTTGTTGTTTATCTTAACTCCAACTGCAATTGTTGATTGGAGATTTACTGTTGCAGTTTTCTCTGCAATTACGATGATTGCCGGAAACATGTTTGCTCTCGCCCAACAAAATGTAAAAAGAATGGTCTCTTACGTTTGTATTGCAGACATTGGTTACAACCTGATAGCAATTACAAGCATTACTTCTATCGGTCTGATGGGCAATCTGTTTTTCTTCTTTGTTGCTGCATTGGAAACTGCTCTCGCTTTCATGGTAATTGGTGTCTTCCGCAACATGGGCTATGAAACCCTAGAAGACATGTCTGGAATGGGACGAAAAATGCCTTTGACAAGTCTAGCTTTTATCGCAGCAGCTTTGTCTTTCTCCGGTGTGCCTTTGTTTGCTGGATTTATTGCAAAATATATGGTGTTTACTTCAGTTTTACAGTCAAGCGTTTCTTGGCTGGCTATTGTTGGTGTGTTGAATTCTGTTTTGCAGTCTGCATATTTCTTGCGGGTAATTCATTACTTTTATGCAAAACCAGCAAAAGATGACATTCCGATTGAAGAGCCCAAGAAATTGCTCATTCCAATATATTGTTTAGTTGTGATAATCGTTGTTTTGGGTCTGTTCCCAGATTTGGCTTTGAGTTTGGTTTCATCGGTTGCAACAACATTACCTGTGTAA
- a CDS encoding NADH-quinone oxidoreductase subunit M, which yields MQTLLIALLLPALAIPVVFGIGRKSQKIAAIFLALISLTSLSMLLTLVPTVLENDVYIESYTWIPTLGSDFTLFVDGISLSLTIATLILVAACVIYSINYMEEKSSLPQYYALLSLLTIGLIGVFITSNLLLFYFCWELMLVPTYFIIGGWGYRDSFKTAFKFFIFTHAGAIFVLLGIGAIYMLTGTLDIFEAQVLLSTQDPAILNWILLSFTAGFAVKMAIVPLHMWLPDAHGEAPAPMSALLSGVIIGAGGYAILRIALGTVYTAIPNPGNEFLLAMSFFGVISAFYGSFLAIAETDIKRIIAYSSISHMGYTLFALSLFPSAEGITGGVLHLVNHAASKGLLFLTAGAVMHQTGVRNINEMGGLASKMPITAICSAIAAFSIGGIPPFACFISEFHIFVGAVGVAGVDSAFYVPTILMLIATVFSLGYVLRYFWKIFLVTPEKPIKFAHSDAEADENPNKTYDPKIWITISMVALAAFIVVLGIYPGIFIDLIHAVTSIL from the coding sequence ATGCAAACACTATTAATCGCTCTATTGTTGCCTGCTCTGGCTATCCCAGTAGTATTTGGCATTGGAAGAAAATCCCAAAAAATTGCTGCAATATTCTTAGCATTAATTTCCTTGACTAGCTTATCGATGCTTTTAACTTTAGTACCTACGGTACTCGAAAACGACGTGTACATCGAATCCTATACTTGGATTCCCACGTTAGGCTCCGATTTTACACTGTTTGTTGACGGCATCAGTTTGTCGCTAACAATTGCAACACTGATACTAGTTGCAGCATGTGTAATTTACTCAATAAACTACATGGAAGAAAAAAGCTCCCTGCCCCAATACTACGCCTTACTGAGTTTGCTGACCATTGGACTGATTGGAGTTTTCATTACCTCAAACCTATTGCTGTTCTACTTCTGCTGGGAACTCATGCTGGTTCCAACCTACTTCATCATCGGAGGATGGGGCTACCGTGACTCCTTCAAAACAGCCTTTAAATTCTTCATATTTACCCACGCCGGAGCAATATTTGTCCTGCTAGGCATCGGCGCAATCTACATGCTCACTGGAACCTTGGACATTTTCGAAGCCCAAGTCCTTCTTTCAACACAAGACCCCGCAATCCTAAACTGGATTTTATTATCTTTCACTGCAGGGTTCGCAGTAAAAATGGCAATTGTTCCCCTTCACATGTGGCTACCCGACGCCCACGGAGAAGCCCCTGCCCCAATGTCTGCATTGCTAAGTGGAGTAATCATCGGTGCAGGAGGTTACGCTATTCTGAGGATAGCCCTTGGAACAGTGTACACTGCAATACCCAACCCCGGAAACGAATTCCTTCTGGCAATGAGTTTCTTCGGAGTTATATCCGCGTTTTATGGTAGTTTTCTTGCCATCGCAGAAACAGACATCAAACGAATAATCGCCTACTCAAGCATCAGCCATATGGGGTACACCTTGTTTGCATTATCCCTATTCCCTTCTGCAGAAGGAATAACTGGAGGTGTTCTTCACTTAGTTAACCACGCTGCAAGCAAAGGACTTTTGTTCCTCACTGCTGGCGCAGTTATGCACCAAACGGGAGTTCGAAACATCAATGAAATGGGTGGATTAGCATCCAAGATGCCCATAACTGCCATATGTTCTGCAATTGCTGCATTTAGTATTGGTGGCATCCCTCCATTTGCTTGTTTCATCAGTGAGTTCCACATCTTTGTTGGAGCAGTTGGGGTAGCTGGTGTAGATTCAGCCTTTTATGTGCCTACAATTCTGATGCTTATTGCTACTGTTTTCAGTCTTGGCTATGTCTTGCGGTATTTCTGGAAAATATTCTTGGTAACTCCTGAAAAGCCAATTAAATTCGCTCACTCTGACGCTGAAGCAGACGAAAACCCAAACAAAACATATGACCCAAAAATCTGGATTACAATTTCCATGGTTGCTTTAGCAGCATTTATTGTGGTGCTTGGTATTTACCCTGGAATTTTCATAGACCTAATCCACGCGGTTACTTCAATATTGTGA
- a CDS encoding NADH-quinone oxidoreductase subunit L, whose translation MPFLASLFVPLVAKLRKKWVGWYAVFVVAISVVNTLSLLSSVLSGHGEAEVFSIPWMPAMGIDASVLIDPLSTMMANIAGCIGLLIMVYSVNYMEKDKATPRFFFFMLLFVGGMIGLVMANNLLQMYFFWETVGLCSYSLIGFWYDRTEAAKAGMKAFIVTRVGDIFLLLGILILYTNTGTFNFLEIKELILAGHVSVPALTVSILMFIGAVGKSAQVPLHVWLPNAMEGPTPTSALIHGATMVKAGIYLVARIYILFSFVTPWLTTVAYVGGITAILAATMALTSNDMKRVLAFSTISQLGMIMSALGIGTELGWFSSQFHVISHALFKSLLFLCAGVVMHVTHTLDLNQLGGLRKSMPITFIVSVIGAFSLAGIPPFSGFWSKDTIFEAIILANNGPLYILIFGTSVLTAIYSIRWICKVFLGERSEFLADHHIHDPSPIIYVPLILLAAASCVMGFFKTPLEHYLEIHAEASMTGVLLASATSAIILAIAVPTAYYLYYKRRSTSLVFARSLLNNPLYLVISNGYYFDAVYNKILGGIMGLSQFAFKYIENAAIQRFPYVIAGGASKLAHGTLNYIESFLDRFVYIIAGGAVVTAHKTHQNLDAFLDRFCYILAGGTVETARVTHETIDTFLDKLVYLFAGKTVEQGEKLKKVHRGHLPDFVLAATLGFFLIVILLIFTALR comes from the coding sequence ATTCCGTTCCTTGCATCATTGTTTGTGCCCTTAGTTGCAAAGCTTCGCAAAAAATGGGTAGGATGGTATGCAGTTTTCGTAGTTGCAATCTCAGTAGTAAACACCCTTTCATTACTTTCAAGTGTTTTGAGTGGTCACGGTGAAGCCGAAGTATTTTCCATACCTTGGATGCCTGCCATGGGGATAGACGCTAGCGTTCTAATTGATCCCCTAAGCACCATGATGGCAAACATCGCAGGTTGCATAGGCCTGCTGATTATGGTATACTCAGTAAACTACATGGAAAAAGACAAAGCGACACCCAGATTCTTCTTCTTCATGTTGCTTTTCGTCGGAGGAATGATTGGTCTAGTAATGGCTAACAACCTCCTACAGATGTATTTCTTCTGGGAAACAGTTGGACTTTGTTCATATTCCCTTATTGGATTTTGGTACGACCGAACAGAAGCAGCAAAAGCTGGAATGAAAGCTTTCATCGTAACCCGTGTCGGAGACATTTTCCTATTACTAGGAATTCTCATACTATACACTAACACTGGTACTTTCAACTTCCTAGAAATCAAAGAACTCATACTGGCTGGACATGTTTCTGTTCCCGCTTTGACGGTATCTATATTAATGTTCATTGGGGCTGTAGGAAAATCTGCCCAAGTTCCATTACACGTTTGGCTACCAAATGCTATGGAAGGACCTACCCCAACAAGTGCACTGATTCACGGTGCAACCATGGTAAAAGCTGGAATTTACCTTGTTGCACGAATTTACATTCTGTTCTCATTTGTTACCCCCTGGTTAACAACTGTCGCTTATGTTGGCGGAATCACCGCAATTCTTGCAGCAACAATGGCTTTAACCAGCAACGACATGAAACGAGTTCTGGCTTTTTCCACCATAAGCCAACTTGGCATGATTATGTCTGCCCTCGGAATTGGAACTGAACTTGGCTGGTTCTCCAGCCAATTCCATGTAATCAGCCATGCCCTTTTCAAATCCTTATTGTTCCTTTGTGCAGGTGTTGTAATGCACGTTACTCACACCCTTGACTTAAACCAGTTAGGTGGCCTGCGAAAATCAATGCCCATAACCTTCATTGTAAGCGTTATTGGAGCCTTTTCCCTTGCAGGGATTCCACCTTTTAGTGGCTTTTGGAGCAAAGACACAATCTTTGAAGCCATAATCCTAGCCAATAACGGTCCATTGTATATACTAATCTTTGGAACCTCAGTTCTAACTGCAATCTACAGTATACGATGGATATGCAAAGTTTTCCTTGGAGAACGCTCCGAATTTTTGGCGGACCATCACATTCATGACCCCAGCCCAATAATTTATGTTCCCCTTATCCTATTGGCTGCTGCTTCCTGTGTTATGGGCTTTTTCAAAACACCACTAGAACATTATCTCGAAATACATGCTGAAGCCTCAATGACTGGGGTACTTTTGGCCAGTGCAACTTCTGCAATAATTCTTGCAATTGCAGTTCCTACTGCATATTATCTTTATTACAAAAGACGATCCACTTCGTTGGTTTTCGCAAGAAGTCTTTTAAACAATCCACTTTATTTGGTTATATCCAACGGCTACTATTTTGACGCCGTTTACAATAAAATACTCGGTGGAATCATGGGGTTGTCGCAATTTGCCTTCAAGTATATTGAAAACGCTGCAATACAGCGATTCCCATATGTTATTGCAGGCGGAGCTTCAAAACTCGCCCACGGCACTCTGAATTACATTGAATCTTTCCTTGACCGGTTTGTGTACATTATTGCAGGTGGCGCTGTAGTTACCGCCCATAAAACTCATCAAAATCTTGACGCTTTCCTTGATCGTTTCTGTTACATACTAGCCGGTGGAACAGTCGAAACCGCTCGAGTAACCCACGAAACCATTGACACTTTCTTGGATAAGCTGGTGTATCTGTTCGCTGGAAAAACAGTGGAACAAGGAGAAAAACTAAAGAAAGTTCATCGAGGACACCTGCCAGACTTTGTTTTGGCGGCTACACTTGGGTTCTTTTTGATTGTAATATTATTAATATTTACTGCTTTGAGGTAA
- a CDS encoding NADH-quinone oxidoreductase subunit K, with product MDYVILSLTLLAIGIIGLVTKHDLIKMLIAIEMMSAAATMNFVVFGSLMDNSLGQPFMILALSVDACVTAVALALAIAIYKKLNIRDIRDLSESQAEETEQTKQVEEDA from the coding sequence ATGGACTATGTTATCCTTTCTCTCACTCTTCTGGCAATTGGAATAATCGGGCTGGTCACAAAACATGATCTCATCAAAATGCTGATTGCCATCGAAATGATGAGTGCAGCCGCAACAATGAACTTTGTTGTATTCGGCTCCTTAATGGACAATTCATTAGGTCAGCCTTTCATGATTCTTGCCTTGTCTGTTGATGCCTGCGTAACCGCTGTTGCTCTTGCCCTTGCTATTGCAATTTACAAAAAACTAAACATCCGTGACATTCGCGACCTTTCAGAATCACAAGCTGAGGAAACGGAACAAACCAAACAAGTAGAGGAGGACGCCTAA
- a CDS encoding NADH-quinone oxidoreductase subunit J yields MLFETILAIGMIVSAVLAIYLKETIASVLSLSTLMLLLALLYFNLNAPFAAIFQLALGVGTAAIFLLAGDSLTTKRDEKTSTKTKFLAIIASAILCVPMLVGTIETGSVIESMEISLSQTIWDLRAIDVLAQGIVVLTAAIGVILLLREEWRRK; encoded by the coding sequence ATGTTGTTTGAAACAATCCTTGCTATCGGAATGATAGTTTCTGCAGTTTTAGCCATTTACCTCAAAGAGACAATTGCTTCAGTTTTATCCTTAAGCACACTGATGCTTTTGCTCGCATTATTATACTTCAACTTAAACGCTCCTTTTGCTGCAATTTTCCAGTTGGCACTGGGTGTTGGAACTGCCGCAATTTTTCTGTTGGCAGGTGATAGTTTAACAACAAAACGTGATGAAAAAACTTCCACGAAAACCAAGTTTCTTGCAATAATTGCTTCTGCCATTCTTTGTGTTCCTATGCTTGTTGGAACTATAGAAACAGGTTCAGTTATTGAATCAATGGAAATTTCTTTATCCCAAACAATATGGGACTTAAGGGCAATTGATGTTCTAGCCCAAGGTATAGTTGTATTAACTGCCGCAATCGGCGTAATTCTATTGTTGCGAGAAGAATGGAGGCGAAAATAG